A section of the Halichoerus grypus chromosome 11, mHalGry1.hap1.1, whole genome shotgun sequence genome encodes:
- the RAPSN gene encoding 43 kDa receptor-associated protein of the synapse — translation MPRSPEPPGSLRPRAAQGSGRMGQDQTKQQIEKGLQLYQSNQTEKALHVWMKVLEKSADLVGRFRVLGCLVTAHSEMGRYKEMLKFAVVQIDTARELEDADFLLESYLNLARSNEKLCEFHKTISYCKTCLGLPGTRAGAQLGGQVSLSMGNAFLGLSLFQKALESFEKALRYAHNNDDAMLECRVCCSLGSFYAQVKDYEKALFFPCKAAELVSDYGKGWSLKYRAMSQYHMAVAYRLLGHLGSAMECCEESMKIALQHGDRPLQALCLLCFADIHRSRGDLETAFPRYDSAMSIMTEIGNRLGQVQVLLGVAKCWIARKALDKALDAIEKAQDLAEEVGNKLSQLKLHCLSENIYRSKGLQRELRTHVVRFHECVEETELYCGLCGESIGERNSRLQALPCSHIFHLRCLQRNGTRSCPNCRRSSMKPGFV, via the exons ATGCCTAGAAGCCCAGAGCCACCGGGGTCTCTCCGTCCTCGAGCGGCGCAGGGCTCTGGAAGGATGGGGCAGGACCAGACGAAGCAGCAGATCGAGAAGGGGCTCCAGCTGTACCAGTCTAACCAGACGGAGAAGGCGCTGCACGTGTGGATGAAGGTGCTGGAGAAGAGCGCGGACCTCGTGGGGCGCTTTCGCGTGCTGGGCTGTCTGGTCACTGCGCACTCGGAGATGGGCCGCTACAAGGAGATGCTAAAG TTCGCTGTGGTGCAGATCGACACTGCTCGGGAGCTGGAGGATGCTGACTTCCTTCTGGAGAGCTACCTGAACCTGGCACGCAGCAACGAGAAGCTCTGTGAGTTCCACAAGACCATCTCCTACTGCAAGACCTGCCTCGGCCTGCCCGGCACCAGGGCAGGCGCCCAGCTCGGAGGCCAGGTCAGCCTGAGCATGGGCAAtgccttcctgggcctcagcctcTTCCAGAAGGCCCTGGAGAGCTTCGAGAAGGCCCTGCGCTATGCCCACAACAATGACGACGCCATGCTCGAGTGCCGTGTCTGCTGCAGCCTGGGCAGCTTCTATGCCCAGGTCAAG GACTACGAGAAAGCCCTGTTCTTCCCCTGCAAGGCCGCAGAGCTCGTTAGCGACTATGGCAAAGGCTGGAGCCTCAAGTACCGGGCCATGAGCCAGTACCACATGGCCGTGGCCTATCGCCTGCTGGGCCACCTGGGCAGCGCCATGGAGTGTTGTGAG GAATCTATGAAGATTGCTCTGCAGCACGGGGACCGGCCACTGCAggccctctgcctgctctgctttGCTGACATCCACCGGAGCCGTGGGGACCTGGAG ACAGCCTTCCCCAGGTACGACTCTGCCATGAGCATCATGACGGAGATTGGAAACCGCCTGGGGCAGGTGCAGGTGCTGCTGGGCGTGGCCAAATGCTGGATAGCCAGGAAGGCGCTGGACAAG GCTCTGGATGCCATCGAGAAAGCCCAGGACCTGGCCGAGGAAGTGGGGAACAAG CTGAGCCAGCTCAAGCTGCACTGCCTGAGTGAGAACATCTACCGCAGCAAGGGGCTGCAGCGCGAGCTGCGCACCCACGTCGTGCGCTTCCACGAGTGTGTGGAGGAGACCGAGCTCTATTGCGGCCTGTGTGGCGAGTCCATAGGCGAGAGGAACAGCCGGCTGCAGGCCCTGCCATGCTCCCACATCTTCCACCTCAG GTGCCTGCAGAGAAACGGGACACGTAGCTGCCCCAACTGCCGCCGCTCATCCATGAAGCCCGGCTTTGTGTGA
- the PSMC3 gene encoding 26S proteasome regulatory subunit 6A isoform X1, with the protein MNLLPKVESPVTRQEKMATVWDEAEQDGIGEEVLKMSTEEIIQRTRLLDSEIKIMKSEVLRVTHELQAMKDKIKENSEKIKVNKTLPYLVSNVIELLDVDPNDQEEDGANIDLDSQRKGKCAVIKTSTRQTYFLPVIGLVDAEKLKPGDLVGVNKDSYLILETLPTEYDSRVKAMEVDERPTEQYSDIGGLDKQIQELVEAIVLPMNHKEKFENLGIQPPKGVLMYGPPGTGKTLLARACAAQTKATFLKLAGPQLVQMFIGDGAKLVRDAFALAKEKAPSIIFIDELDAIGTKRFDSEKAGDREVQRTMLELLNQLDGFQPNTQVKVIAATNRVDILDPALLRSGRLDRKIEFPMPNEEARARIMQIHSRKMNVSPDVNYEELARCTDDFNGAQCKAVCVEAGMIALRRGATELTHEDYMEGILEVQAKKKANLQYYA; encoded by the exons ATGAATCTGCTGCCGAAAGTCGAGAGTCCAGTGACTCGGCAGGAGAAGATGGCGACCGTGTGGGATGAGGCTGAG caagaTGGAATCGGGGAGGAGGTGCTCAAGATGTCCACAGAAGAGATTATCCAGCGCACACGGCTGCTGGACAGTGAGATCAAG ATCATGAAGAGTGAAGTATTGCGAGTTACCCATGAACTCCAAGCCATGAAGGACAAGATCAAAGAGAACAGTGAGAAAATCAAAGTGAACAAGACCCTGCCGTACCTTGTGTCCAACGTTAtcgag CTTCTAGATGTTGATCCCAATGACCAAGAAGAGGATGGTGCCAATATTGACCTGGATTCCCAGAGGAAGGGTAAATGTGCAGTGATCAAAACCTCTACACGACAG ACATACTTCTTGCCTGTGATTGGGTTGGTGGATGCTGAAAAGCTAAAGCCAGGAGACTTGGTG GGTGTGAACAAAGATTCCTAtctgatcctggagaccctgcccACAGAGTATGACTCTCGGGTGAAGGCCATGGAGGTGGATGAGAGGCCCACAGAACAATACAGTGACATCGGGGGCCTGGACAAGCAGATTCAGGAG CTGGTGGAGGCCATTGTCCTGCCAATGAACCACAAGGAGAAGTTTGAGAACTTGGGGATCCAGCCTCCAAAAGGAGTGTTGATGTATGGCCCCCCAGGTACGGGGAAGACCCTGCTGGCCCGGGCCTGTGCCGCACAGACCAAG GCTACCTTCCTGAAGCTGGCTGGCCCCCAGCTGGTGCAGATGTTCATTGGGGATGGTGCCAAGCTGGTCCGGGATGCCTTTGCTCTGGCCAAGGAGAAAGCTCCATCCATTATCTTCATTGATGAGCTGGATGCCATTGGCACTAAGCG CTTTGACAGTGAGAAGGCCGGAGACCGGGAGGTGCAGAGGACAATGTTGGAGCTTCTGAACCAACTGGATGGGTTCCAGCCCAACACCCAAGTAAAG GTGATTGCAGCCACCAACAGGGTGGACATCCTGGACCCCGCACTGCTCCGCTCAGGCCGTCTGGACCGGAAGATTGAATTCCCCATGCCCAACGAGGAGGCCCGGGCCAGAATCATGCAGATCCACTCCCGCAAGATGAACGTCAG tcCCGATGTGAACTACGAGGAGCTGGCCCGCTGTACGGATGACTTCAACGGGGCCCAGTGCAAGGCCGTGTGTGTGGAGGCG GGCATGATCGCACTGCGCAGGGGTGCCACGGAACTCACACACGAGGACTACATGGAGGGCATCCTGGAGGTGCAGGCCAAGAAGAAAGCCAACCTGCAGTACTACGCCTAG
- the PSMC3 gene encoding 26S proteasome regulatory subunit 6A isoform X2, whose amino-acid sequence MSTEEIIQRTRLLDSEIKIMKSEVLRVTHELQAMKDKIKENSEKIKVNKTLPYLVSNVIELLDVDPNDQEEDGANIDLDSQRKGKCAVIKTSTRQTYFLPVIGLVDAEKLKPGDLVGVNKDSYLILETLPTEYDSRVKAMEVDERPTEQYSDIGGLDKQIQELVEAIVLPMNHKEKFENLGIQPPKGVLMYGPPGTGKTLLARACAAQTKATFLKLAGPQLVQMFIGDGAKLVRDAFALAKEKAPSIIFIDELDAIGTKRFDSEKAGDREVQRTMLELLNQLDGFQPNTQVKVIAATNRVDILDPALLRSGRLDRKIEFPMPNEEARARIMQIHSRKMNVSPDVNYEELARCTDDFNGAQCKAVCVEAGMIALRRGATELTHEDYMEGILEVQAKKKANLQYYA is encoded by the exons ATGTCCACAGAAGAGATTATCCAGCGCACACGGCTGCTGGACAGTGAGATCAAG ATCATGAAGAGTGAAGTATTGCGAGTTACCCATGAACTCCAAGCCATGAAGGACAAGATCAAAGAGAACAGTGAGAAAATCAAAGTGAACAAGACCCTGCCGTACCTTGTGTCCAACGTTAtcgag CTTCTAGATGTTGATCCCAATGACCAAGAAGAGGATGGTGCCAATATTGACCTGGATTCCCAGAGGAAGGGTAAATGTGCAGTGATCAAAACCTCTACACGACAG ACATACTTCTTGCCTGTGATTGGGTTGGTGGATGCTGAAAAGCTAAAGCCAGGAGACTTGGTG GGTGTGAACAAAGATTCCTAtctgatcctggagaccctgcccACAGAGTATGACTCTCGGGTGAAGGCCATGGAGGTGGATGAGAGGCCCACAGAACAATACAGTGACATCGGGGGCCTGGACAAGCAGATTCAGGAG CTGGTGGAGGCCATTGTCCTGCCAATGAACCACAAGGAGAAGTTTGAGAACTTGGGGATCCAGCCTCCAAAAGGAGTGTTGATGTATGGCCCCCCAGGTACGGGGAAGACCCTGCTGGCCCGGGCCTGTGCCGCACAGACCAAG GCTACCTTCCTGAAGCTGGCTGGCCCCCAGCTGGTGCAGATGTTCATTGGGGATGGTGCCAAGCTGGTCCGGGATGCCTTTGCTCTGGCCAAGGAGAAAGCTCCATCCATTATCTTCATTGATGAGCTGGATGCCATTGGCACTAAGCG CTTTGACAGTGAGAAGGCCGGAGACCGGGAGGTGCAGAGGACAATGTTGGAGCTTCTGAACCAACTGGATGGGTTCCAGCCCAACACCCAAGTAAAG GTGATTGCAGCCACCAACAGGGTGGACATCCTGGACCCCGCACTGCTCCGCTCAGGCCGTCTGGACCGGAAGATTGAATTCCCCATGCCCAACGAGGAGGCCCGGGCCAGAATCATGCAGATCCACTCCCGCAAGATGAACGTCAG tcCCGATGTGAACTACGAGGAGCTGGCCCGCTGTACGGATGACTTCAACGGGGCCCAGTGCAAGGCCGTGTGTGTGGAGGCG GGCATGATCGCACTGCGCAGGGGTGCCACGGAACTCACACACGAGGACTACATGGAGGGCATCCTGGAGGTGCAGGCCAAGAAGAAAGCCAACCTGCAGTACTACGCCTAG